A window of Aneurinibacillus migulanus genomic DNA:
ATATACAGGTTGTAATACGAAAATGAAGCTGGAAATGCTGTCGCAGCTGCACCAGTATCATCGGTAAAAGCTGTAGCTGCAATTGCAAATGTAGCACCTGTACCTGTTCCGGCCCCTGCTGTAGAGGTAAACTTTCTACCAGCTATAAACGGTTTAACTATAGGCATGTGTATTCACTCCTTTTCTTTTTATCATTACGGATTTTTTGAAAAACCTCTAGAAAGAGGGCTTGTTCCATCCGTTACTACATTCTATTCCTCTCACTATACTTCAGGAACAGCAAATGACTTAGTATATACGTACAATTTGCAAATTGAAAGTGGGATACCTTAGGTTACTTTTTTCTTTGCTGATGAGTTCCTATTCATCTAACGATAAACACTCTCCCTACGCTTTGATTAATACTAAGAGTGTGTAGCAAAATTAATATAATGAATAAGGCATATATAGGATATAGAAACCAAATAATCGATATAAGCTTGCATAATATTTAGCTATGAATTTAGGTAAACCTGCCACACACTCACTAAAACATTAAAAAAAGAAAGGTCACTGGGCTATATTACACAGTTTTTAAGGAAATACTTGAGCAGAAAACTGAACAATTTCAAGGATAATAGGTTCACCTGCAAAAATGGTGCTGCCATTGAGATTAATAGTTAGAGCGTTTGGATTTACGCTATATATGCTGCCTTCTTGTAATATTCCATTAATATAAAGATTACTGTAGCTGTTTTGTCCGAGGTTTGTAAATTCACTTATTGGCCCTCCACTATCACCAGTAAATTCAGTAGCTAGAATAACTTGAGGGCCCTGAATATCTAACTCCGTGATATAAAAATATCTTTGAACAGTAGGTATGATAACTACTGACCCTACTGATCCCGGTGGTCCCTGAGGCCCTTGAGGCCCTTGAGGTCCTGGTGGTCCTGGTGGTCCTGGTGGTCCTGGTGGCCCTTGGGGTCCTTGAGAACCTGATGGATATAACGAAGGGGAACATATTACTACAGGATTCCCCGGTCTGCA
This region includes:
- a CDS encoding DUF4183 domain-containing protein, with translation MPIVKPFIAGRKFTSTAGAGTGTGATFAIAATAFTDDTGAAATAFPASFSYYNLY
- a CDS encoding DUF4183 domain-containing protein, translating into CRPGNPVVICSPSLYPSGSQGPQGPPGPPGPPGPPGPQGPQGPQGPPGSVGSVVIIPTVQRYFYITELDIQGPQVILATEFTGDSGGPISEFTNLGQNSYSNLYINGILQEGSIYSVNPNALTINLNGSTIFAGEPIILEIVQFSAQVFP